TGACCTTCTGCAACTGAGACTCCTTGGGGATCCAGCGTAACCCTAACGCTTTGGAAATGGAGAGACAAGACAACGCGCTCCGCGCCCTGATCGGCGTCTGCAAGGCCTTCGCTCGTGTCGCTTGCGCTCCGTAGAGCGGGCAGGCGTTAACGTCGGGCGATGAAGGAGGTGGCGCTATGCAGCAGACCTATCAGTGCAGGCAGTGCGGCCAGAGCTTCCGCTCCCAGCAGGAGTTGGAGGAGCACACCAGGCGCACGCACGGCCAGCAGCACAGCTAGGAGG
This region of Dehalococcoidia bacterium genomic DNA includes:
- a CDS encoding C2H2-type zinc finger protein, whose amino-acid sequence is MQQTYQCRQCGQSFRSQQELEEHTRRTHGQQHS